The Cellulophaga sp. L1A9 genome window below encodes:
- a CDS encoding ankyrin repeat domain-containing protein, with protein MNEFFFNEIRSGNFTEVNAMLEQNPVLLHSKDQRGSSPLILATYYDHLEIVTLLLNSGAKIDMKDASGNTALMGVCFKGYEDIAKMLIDRGANINEQNSMGATALIYSATFNRTEIAKLLLEKGADKTIKDVRGKDALEHAKMQGVQSLIAILEND; from the coding sequence ATGAATGAATTTTTTTTTAATGAAATAAGAAGCGGTAATTTTACAGAAGTAAATGCTATGCTTGAACAGAATCCAGTTTTATTGCATAGTAAAGATCAGCGCGGCTCTTCTCCATTAATATTAGCAACGTATTATGATCATTTAGAGATTGTAACGCTTTTGCTTAATAGTGGAGCAAAAATAGACATGAAAGATGCATCTGGGAATACGGCCTTGATGGGGGTGTGTTTTAAAGGGTATGAAGATATTGCTAAAATGCTAATTGATAGAGGAGCTAATATTAATGAACAAAATTCTATGGGTGCTACGGCATTAATCTATTCTGCGACTTTTAATAGGACAGAAATTGCTAAATTACTATTAGAAAAAGGAGCAGATAAGACTATAAAAGATGTACGGGGTAAAGATGCCCTTGAGCATGCAAAAATGCAAGGAGTTCAATCTCTTATTGCAATTTTAGAAAATGATTAA
- a CDS encoding nitrilase family protein — MSNNLNIAIVQTELVWEQPEKNRNHISKLIEALEPNVDLVLLPEMFTTGFTMHPENIDATEGTKTLDWMRNLAIEKQIAISGSIVFNENGIYYNRLFFVEPDNVSVYDKRHTFTLAGESEVYTAGTTKMVIDFKGFKICPLICYDLRFPVWSRNVESYDVLIYVANWPKPRIKAWDVLLKARAIENMAYCVGVNRIGIDQLGHEYPGHSAVYNALGEELLFTKNPEIGYVTLHKDHIHTTREKLKFLADQDTFSLEE; from the coding sequence ATGTCTAATAATTTAAATATAGCCATAGTACAAACTGAATTGGTTTGGGAGCAACCAGAAAAAAACAGGAATCATATTTCTAAGCTTATAGAGGCTCTAGAGCCAAATGTAGATTTGGTATTGCTGCCTGAGATGTTTACGACGGGGTTTACCATGCATCCAGAAAATATTGATGCTACGGAAGGAACAAAAACTTTAGATTGGATGCGTAATTTGGCCATTGAGAAACAAATTGCTATATCAGGAAGTATTGTTTTCAATGAAAATGGTATTTATTACAATCGGCTTTTTTTTGTAGAACCAGACAACGTATCTGTCTATGACAAACGGCATACTTTTACGCTTGCAGGAGAAAGTGAGGTCTATACGGCTGGGACAACAAAAATGGTAATTGATTTTAAGGGGTTTAAAATCTGCCCATTAATTTGTTATGATTTACGCTTTCCTGTTTGGTCTAGGAATGTAGAAAGTTATGATGTATTAATCTATGTTGCCAATTGGCCTAAGCCAAGGATAAAAGCTTGGGATGTACTTTTAAAAGCCCGTGCTATTGAAAATATGGCGTATTGCGTGGGTGTAAATAGAATTGGTATAGATCAATTGGGGCATGAATATCCAGGGCATTCTGCGGTATACAATGCCTTAGGAGAAGAACTATTGTTTACTAAAAACCCAGAAATTGGTTATGTAACCTTACATAAAGACCATATTCATACAACCAGAGAAAAGCTCAAATTTTTAGCTGATCAGGATACATTTAGTCTAGAAGAATAA
- a CDS encoding Ig-like domain-containing protein, which yields MIRRLLACLFLLLASISFYQCARRGTPSGGIKDIIPPKLTSAEPANMTVNFKGNKIRLYFDEYIKLNDVQNQLIVSPPLKNTPVITPAGSASKYVEIQLKDTLKENTTYTLNFGQSIVDNNEGNPNSFYTYVFSTGTYIDSLNLKGVVEDAFDKEAASFVSIMLYEMDSTYTDSTVYKRPPNYITNTLDSTVLFELKNLKKGTYALFGLKDKGKNNVFDQKVDQIAFIKDTVVLPTEEIYLLTLFKEEPNYSISVPKFEAKNKIIFGYQGNYKDIKINTLTQLPDTVKTVVTKLRDKDTLNYWFTPFEMDSLQFTVTNEKQKVIDTFVVKKRKLALDSLVIKPNFSGTIGFEDNFALEANTPITKIDTTKITFINKDSIAVKYTASLDSVKNSLEINFEKEPEEAYRLAIYPGLIEDFFANKNDTIVFNLKTNKYTDYGNFVLTLSGNVTYPAIVQLTDEKGSIKRELYVTEPDDIKFNNISPGKYLVRVISDSNGNGKWDTGNYLKKIQPERVSHSPKLIEMRANWEEKFDFILLD from the coding sequence AAAATTCGCCTTTATTTTGATGAATATATAAAGCTAAATGATGTTCAGAACCAATTAATTGTTTCTCCTCCTTTAAAAAACACTCCTGTTATAACGCCAGCAGGATCTGCTAGTAAATATGTAGAAATACAACTAAAAGATACCTTAAAAGAAAATACAACCTATACCTTAAATTTTGGACAAAGCATCGTTGATAATAATGAAGGAAATCCCAATAGTTTTTATACCTATGTTTTCTCTACAGGAACCTATATAGATTCTTTAAACCTAAAAGGGGTTGTGGAAGATGCCTTTGATAAAGAAGCCGCTTCTTTTGTAAGCATAATGCTGTATGAAATGGATAGCACCTACACAGATTCTACGGTATACAAAAGACCCCCCAATTACATTACCAATACTTTAGATAGTACGGTATTATTTGAGCTCAAAAATCTTAAAAAAGGTACTTACGCGTTATTTGGCCTTAAGGACAAAGGAAAGAATAATGTATTTGATCAAAAAGTAGATCAAATAGCATTTATAAAGGATACAGTAGTACTACCAACAGAAGAAATTTACTTGCTAACCTTATTTAAAGAAGAACCTAATTATAGCATTAGTGTTCCCAAATTTGAAGCAAAAAATAAAATTATTTTTGGGTACCAAGGAAATTATAAAGACATCAAAATAAATACTTTAACACAATTGCCTGATACGGTAAAAACAGTTGTGACAAAACTGCGAGATAAGGATACCTTAAATTATTGGTTTACGCCTTTTGAAATGGATTCATTACAATTTACCGTAACCAATGAAAAACAAAAAGTAATAGATACGTTTGTCGTTAAAAAAAGAAAACTAGCCTTAGATTCTTTAGTGATTAAACCTAATTTTAGTGGTACTATAGGTTTTGAAGATAATTTTGCTCTTGAAGCAAACACCCCTATTACTAAAATTGATACGACAAAAATCACCTTCATTAATAAAGACTCCATCGCCGTTAAATACACTGCTTCCTTAGATAGTGTAAAAAATAGTCTTGAAATAAATTTTGAAAAAGAACCTGAAGAAGCATATAGACTTGCCATCTACCCCGGACTTATTGAAGATTTTTTTGCAAACAAGAACGATACTATCGTCTTTAATTTGAAAACAAATAAATATACAGATTATGGTAATTTTGTATTAACCTTAAGTGGAAATGTTACCTACCCTGCGATTGTTCAATTAACAGATGAAAAAGGAAGTATCAAGCGAGAACTGTATGTTACGGAACCGGATGATATTAAATTTAACAACATAAGCCCTGGTAAATATTTGGTTCGTGTTATTTCAGATAGTAATGGTAATGGAAAATGGGATACTGGTAATTATTTAAAGAAAATACAACCAGAACGTGTGAGTCATTCTCCAAAACTTATAGAAATGCGTGCAAACTGGGAAGAAAAATTTGATTTTATTCTTCTAGACTAA